DNA sequence from the Myxococcaceae bacterium JPH2 genome:
TGGACATGGGGCGCATTCCTCAGGCCTCCGGCGTGGTGGCGGGCTGCTCCGGGTGCTCCGGCACGTTCCCGTGCTTGCGGCGCCACCGCTCGACGATGAGCAGCAGCGACGGGAAGCCCAGGAGCACGATGAGCATGTTCACGCCGAAGCCCAGGTTGGCCAGGTCGCCAATCGAGTTGAGGCCCGGGTGCTTGGCCATGATGAGGGCGAGGAAGCCGATGGCGCTCGTCAGCAGGCCACCGGTGATGGCGCGCCCCGTCTCCGCGTAGACCGAGACGAAGTCCGCGCCGGGTTCTCCCAAGCGCTCTACCAGGTGCACGCCCGCGTCCACCGTGGTGCCCACCAGCACCGGCAGCACCACGATGTTCAGGTAGTTGAACTCCAGGCCCAGGAGCGACATCAGGCCCACCAGCGCCGCGATGGACAGCAGCGTGGGCAGCATGCAGATGAGCGCCGTGCGCAGCCGGCCCATGGTGACCCACATGGCGGCCATCACGCTGAGCACCGCGGCGGCGAGGATGCGGGGCCCTTCGCGCGCGACCATGTCCAGGATGTCCGCGAGGATGAGCGCCTCGCCCGCCGCCGACACGCGCGTGCCGTCCGGCAGCGACATGTCGCGCACTTCCTTGGCGAACTTCCGCGTGCCCGCGCCGTCCGACAGGCTGATGCCCGCGTACACCAGCACCACGCCGCCGGTGCTGCCATCCAGGCTCTCGAACTGGTGGCGCACGCCCTCGGGCATGTCCGCCTGCGTGAAGGGCTTGGCCAGCGACATGCGCTGCGCCCGCTCCAGGTCCGTGCGCGTCTGGCCCTTCAGGTGGGACGAATCAATCTTCCCCAGCTTCGACGCGATGGCATCGAGGATGACCTGCTTCTCACCCTGCCGCGTGGGGACCAGGTCCTCCAGCGCGCCCACGAAATCGATGGTGGAGTCCTTGCCGCGCGACTGCTTGCGCGCCTCCAGCTGGCGCACCACCTCGCGCTCCATGTTCTGCGAGTCCGTCAGCACCACCACCGGCGTCTGCGAGTAGCCGAGGATGTGGTTCACCTTCTGGTCCAGCTGCACCGACGGCAGGCTCACGTCATCCAGCTTGGACATGTCGTAGTTGAAGGACACGCGCCACGCCTGGCTGATGAGCGCCAGCGCGCCCACGCCCACCACGATGGCCACGCCCCGGTAGCTGCGCGGCAGCCACCGCGCCAGCATCGCCATGGGCCCGCCCGACGCGTGGTGCACCTTCGGCGTCCAATTGAACCGCGCCGCCAGACCCAACAGCGCCGGGAGGATGAGCACGTACGTCAGCACGCTCACCACCATGCCCACCGCCGCGATGACGCCGAACTCGCGGAACGCTCGGAACTCGGACAGCGAGAGGCTGAGGAACGTCAGCGCCGCCACCAGCGCGGAGATGAGCGCCGAGTAGCCGGTGTGCCGGAAGGTCTCCTCCACCGCGTCCTCGGACTTCACGCCCTCCGAGCGCAGCGCGCCATAGCGTCCCAACAAGTGGATGCCGTGCTCCACGCCCAGGCCCCCCAGCACCGCCGCGAGGAACGCGGTGAGCAGGTTGACCTGTCCGTACATCAAGCCCACGAAGCCATAGGTCCACGCCAGGCCCGCCATGACCGGGGCCATGGTGAGGCCCACGGACACGCCGCTGCGGAAGTGGAAGATGAGATAGAGGACCAGCAGCACCATGGCCACCGTGCCCGTGGTCGCCAGGTCGTTGGAGATGACGCCCTGCTGATCAATCTTCTTCTTGAACGTGCCGGTGATGGCCGTCTTGAAGCCGGGCCCGTACTTGGACAGGTCCTGCTTGCCGAGGAAGTCCTCCACCTGCGCGATGGTGCGCTTGGAGTAGCCCAGGTCCGCGGAGCTGCCCTTGGGCTTGAGCATCATCACCACCATGCGCGCCTTGGCGTCCAGGTAGTAGAGGTCTCCGCCGCCGGACAGGCGCGTGTTGGCGCGGCCCGCGTACTTGTGCTCGATGTCGGAGAAGTCCAGCGACGGCGCCGGGGAGTCGTCCAGCCGGACGAAGAGCGGGTTGGCCTGCTCCTTCTCCCACGCGATGCGCGAGTCGATGCGCTCCTGCACCGCCTTCAGGTCATCCACGTCCAGGTAGTAGAGCGCGTGCTCTTCGAAGAAGGCGCGCGGACGCTGCGCGTTGACGTAGCGGATCTCCGGCAGCTTCGCGAGCTGCGGGGACATGTCGTCCACGAAGCGCTTGAGCGCCTCCGCGTCCGCGCCCATGCCCACCACCACCACGTTGCCCTGACCACCGAAGCGCTTGCGCAGCTTCTCGATGTCCTGAACGCTCTGGAACGACTTCGGCAGCAGTCCCACCAGGTCCGCGTTGAGTGACAGGGATTGGGCGAAGTACCCACCAATCGCCGTCAGCACCAGCGCCACGAGCAAGGCCCTCCAGGGCCTCTGGTGGCTCCGGGCAGCCGTCTTGCCCATCGCCGCCTGGAACCGCTCGGACCAACGCATCTCAGCCATGTTGCGACACCCGCTGTGTTGACTTCCGACCGAAAAAAGGCGGCCCACCTTGGGCACGGCCAAACCAGGGAGTCAACGCGTTTATGCCGCATCCCGGAAGGTAAGGCCCCGAATGACCGCACCATCTAACGACCCGCGGATTTCGTTGCACGGGATGCATTTCGGGCGAGCGAGCATTCACTGGCGCACGCGGGGAGTGGGGGCGTCCCTCCGCTTTCCCTGACACCTGACAACCGGGCGACGCCCCGTGCAGACGCCGTGCGCCGTGGCCACGTTCCCCCGCAGGACAGGCGGCTCGTGCGGCGAGCGCCCAGGGAAGGGGTGACCGCCTCGGGCGGTCAGGACGACATGGCCTCGGACCCGTCGGAGTCTTCACCCGGGGAGCGCCCGTGGATGCATCGCGTGGAGTTCGCCGTGGGCAACGTGGCCGTGCACAACCACCGGCGCCCGTGGTTGGCGCTGCTGGCGACGCTGGTGCTCAGCGCGGTGGGGCTGGACCTGGCGCGCACATTGACGCTCAACGCCAACCTCGCGGACCTGCTGCCCGAGTCCTTCGAGAGCGTGCAGGACCTGCACACCTTGGAGCAGCGCTTCGGCGCGCTGGGCTGGGTGGTGGTGGTGGGCGAGGACGCGGACCCCGCCGCGCTCCAGCGCTTCTCCGATGAGCTGGCGCCCAAGCTGGAGGCCCTGCCGGGCATCCGCTACGTGGAGGCGCGGCGGCCCGGCACGTTCTTCCGCGACCACGCGCTGTACTTCCTGTCTCCCGAGGACCTGAAGGAAGTGCACCGTCGACTCGACGCGCGCATCACGTGGGAGAAGGAGCAGGCCAACCCGCTCTACGTGAACCTCACCGACGAGGAAGCGCCCTCGCTGGACTTCTCCGACCTGGAGTCGAAGTACGGCGGCAGCGGCGCACGGCGCCTGTCGCGCGGAACGAGCGACGCTTATTTGGATCCGCAAGCGCGCCGCGTGGTGCTGCTGGCCAAGCCCGAGCAGTCCTCCGCGGACCTCACCTATTCGCAGCGCATCGTCGGAGAGGTGCGCGGGCTGCTCGCGAAGCAGGACCTGTCTCGCTTCGGCCCGAAGTTCCACGTGGCCATCACCGGCACCTTCCAGAAGAAGATCGATCAACAGGCGCAAATCACGCGCGACGTGGCGGTGTCCTCGACGGTGGCCACGGTGTTGGTGCTGCTCTACCTGTGGTTCCACTTCCGCAGCGCGCTGGCGGTGGGGCTGGTGTTGGCGCCCGTGGGCGCGGGGCTGGCGTGGACCTACGGGCTGGTGGGGCTGGCCTACGGACAGGTGAACCTGCTCACCGCGTTCCTGGGTGCCATCCTCGGCGGGTTGGGCGTGGAGCACGGCATCCACCTCTTGGGGCGCTACATGAACCTGCGCGCCGAGGGCGAGACCTCCGAGGAGGCCACACGCGAGGCCTTCACACACACCGGCGGCGCGGCGCTCATCTCCGCGCTGGTGGCGGCGCTCACCTTCTTCGTGCTCGGCAGCTCGCGCCTGCGCGCGTTCCGTGAGTTCGGCGTCATCGCGGGCACGGGCATGATTGTGCTCATCGCCGCCTATGTCCTGGTGCTGCCGGCGGTGCTGGGACTGGCGGCGCGCTGGGGTTGGCGCGCGCGTCCTCGCCGCGAAGCCTCCGAGTCACCGCGGTTCTCCGTGGGCCGCATCATCCTGCGCCGCCGCGTGCTCATCACCGGCGTGTCCGGCGTCGTGCTGCTCGCGCTGCTGACCCAGTTCCCACGGCTGAGGTTCGACTACGACTTCAGCTCGCTGTGGGACGAGGACCTGCCCTCGTTCGTGCTGGACCGCGCCGTCAACCAGCTCATCGGCTACTCGCAGTCTCCCGTGGTGGTGCTGACCAACTCGGCCGAGGAGGAGCAGGCCGTGGTGCACGAACTCACCGAGCGAAAGAAGCGGCTCGGCAAGGACTCCACCGTCGACTTCGTCATCTCGCTCTCCAGCCTCGTGCCCACCGAGCAGCAGCGGAAGCAGGTGCTGCTGCGAGACATCGGGAAGGTGCTGGAGGACGTGCCCGAGGAGTCCCTCGACCCCAAGCAGCGCGAGCAGCTCACGAGCCTGCGCGAGCAGGTGAAGGCCCGGCCCTATACCGAAGAGGACCTGCCCCCGAGCGTGCGCCAGCAGTTCCTGGACCGCCGCGGCCACCAGAGCGGCTTCGTGCTGGTGTACCCGAGCGTGAGCCAGTCCGACGGACAGGCCATGCGCGCCCTGGCCCGCGAGGTGCGCGGTGTACAGCTCCCGGACGGGCGCCGCGTGTCCGCCGCGGGCGAGCCCATGGTGCTGGCGGACATCATCAACCTGGTGACGCACGAGTCGCCGCTCATCCTGGGGGGCACCACGCTGGCCGTGCTCGGGGCCATGTGGCTGACGCTGGGGGGGCTGCGCATGGCGCTGTTGTGCCTGCTGCCCACCGTGGTGTCCCTGCTCGCGCTCCTGGGATTGATGCCGCTGTTGCACATGCCATTCAATTACTTGAACATCCTGGTCATCCCCGTGCTCATCGGGACGACGGTGGACGCGGGCGTGCACCTGCTGACGCGGCTGGCCTCGCCGGGCAGTGACTTCGAGCAGGTGTACTCGGAGACGGGCAAGGCCATCGCGGGCGGCCTGCTGACCAGCGCGGTGGGCTTCGGCGCGCTGCTCATGGCGAACCACCCGGGACTCAAGTCAATTGGCGTGCTCGCCAACCTGGGCTTCGGCACCAACCTCGTCGTCATGTTGGTGTCGTTCCCCGCGCTGCTCTTGGTGGTGTCCGAGCACCGCCGCCACCGGACTCGGGCGCCGGACACGGGCACGGGCGGTCAGCGGACCACGCCCGTGAACTGACGTGTCACCACTGGAGGCTCGCACGCGAGGAGGCAGGGCATGGGGATGCACGGAGGATGGGGGAGCGCACGGCTTGGCGGGCTGGCGTGCGTGGTGCTGCTGAGCGGGGCGTGCAGCGCGACGCGGACGGCGCCCACGCGGCTCGCGCAGGTCACTTCTGGGATGGCACAACAGCAGTCGGGCGAGCCCGGCATGACGACGGGGCTGGCGCCGCCCACGCCACCGCCGTCGTATGGACAGACGGACGCGGGCACAGGCGGCTCGGGCGCGCTGCTGCCTTCGCCCTACTCCGGCGGCGGTGACGCGGGCCTGAGCTCCAGCGCGGTGCTGCCTCCAGGCTCGGGCACCGCGGCGCCGGGCATGGGCGGGGCCGGGACGACGGTGGGCCCCGACACCAACACCTCGGGAGAGTTCCTGCCCGCGCCGAGCGGCTCGATCATCGATGGAGGCATGGGCCGCTGAGGCCCTCCGAGAGGCGCCGGGCATCGCGCGTCGCTGGACACGCTGCCCGGTGCCTGCTTTGTCGCCGGGACCATGGACTCCGCCGCGCCTCGAATCCTCTCCCTCTGCGTTGGGCTGGTGCGCGAACACGGCGTCGCCGGCGCGGTGGAGCCGCTGGAGCGGCCGTGGGTGAGCGGCACGTTCAAGGAGCCCGTGACGGGCCCCGTGTGGCTCACCCGCACGGGACTGCGCGGAGATGGGCAAGCGGACCTGAAGGTGCACGGCGGCCCCGAGAAGGCCGTGCTCGCCTACGCGGAGCTGCACTACGCCTTCTGGCGCGAGCTGCTCGCGCGCGAGGACGTGGGCCCGGGCGCCTTCGGGGAGAACTTCGTCCTCTCGGGCGGCGCCGAGGACGGCGCGTGCATTGGCGACCGCGTGCGCGTGGGCACCGCGCTGCTCGAGGTCTCTCAGCCGCGTCAGCCGTGCTGGAAGCAGGCGCGCAAGTGGCACCGCAAGGACCTGCCCCTGGTGATGCAGCAGTCCGGGCGCACCGGCTGGTACTTCCGCGTGCTGGAGGAAGGCACCGTGGCGGCGGGTGACACCTTGGCGTTGCTGGAGCGCCCCTTCCCCGCGTTCACCGTGGCGTTCGCGAACCACGCCATGCACGCGCAGGACCGGGAGGCCGCCGCGGCGCTCGCGGAGTGTCCGCTGCTGACGCCGGGGTGGCGCGAGTCGCTGGCGCGCCGAGCCGCCGCGGCGCCTCGCAAGGATGATCGCCCCCGACTCGTGGGCCCCAACGACGGCGACTGACGAACGTTCGCGCCCTGGCGCATGCGGACTGGAGGCCTCGCGCATGCGGCCCCGGGCGCGGACGGCCAGGGGAGCGCCCCCTGCGCGTGCGGGACCGGCTGCCCACGTTCGGGCGAGCAGTCGGACCCTCACAGCGGGAGAGTCGCAATGACGAAGTTCTTCAAGACCCAGCTCACCGTGGCCAGCCTCCTCGTCGGCGCGCTCGCGCTCGGCACGGGCTGCAAGACGAACAAGTCGGCGGAGCGCGGCACGGAGCCCATGCCCCCCGCGACGGACTACACGGGCACGGACCAGGGGCCGGGTCAGGCGCCCACGGAGACCGGCACCCCGCCGCCCAGCAGCGGCGGCTCCGGCTACGAGCAGCCCAACCCGCCGCCTCCGCCCGACACCAGCGGCATGGGCAATGAGCCCGTCACGCAGCCGCCGTCCTCCCTGCCGCCGGACAGCGGGGGCTCCGGCGCCAACAGCACCGGAGAGTCCGAGCCGGGCGTGCACCATGGCGACATGAACTCGCCGAGCACCGGTGGCTCTGGCCAGGACATGAACCCGCCGCCGTCCTCGGGTGACACGACGATGCCGCCCAACTCCGGCGGCTCCGGCAGCGACATGAACACCCCACCGGCGTCCAACTGCGCGGGCCAGGGCACGATGGACCCCTACGCGCCGAACACCAACAACCCGCCGCCCAAGGACAGCACCACCCGCTAGTCCAGGCCGGCTGAACACTTCCACGGCGGGGCCCGCGCCCATCTGAAGCACGGGCTCCGCCCTCTGGAAACGGCGAGCGCGGCCGTGGCAGCGTGAGGCCCCGGAGTTCCCTTCCCCTGGAGCCCGCTCGCTCATGCGCCGCCGCCGCGCGCCTCCGCTGGCACGCCCACCAGGAGTCGCAGGAAGTGCCCGGGTGCCACACGCCCGGTGTTCAAGGCACGAAGGGCGGGCGAAGCGACTGGCTCCGCGACATATCCGCGACGCCCCGGCCCTTCATCCGGGGATGAACCCGATGCGTGAGGAACCCGAGACATGAAGCTGTTGCTGGCGGGCCGACGAGGCCACGGCGAAGTCCCCCTCTCCGCGAGCGACTCCGCGCGAGACTGGCTGCGTCAGGTGGAGCGATGGTTCCACGACGCGTGCGCGGGCGAGTGGATGGAGGGCTCCCGCGTGGAGCCCGGCCCCCACGGCGCGCCCATGCTGCGCCTGCGGCTGCACCCCGCCGCCAGTGACGTCCGCATCGTGGCCGCGAGCGAGGGCCGCGTCGTCGTCTCCGCCGAGACGTCCGCCGTGGGCCCCGGCTACCACCGCTATCTCTGCGACCACCTGCTGCGCATGGGCGACGCGCACGGGATTTTCTGGGCGGACCCCGACGAGGGCTCGGGCGTGGGCGACCCCACCGGCTACTTCCACTCGAGAAACGCAGACGCCATCGAGCCGGGGTTCCTCGCGTGGCTCCACCTCACCGTGGGGCGCCTCGTGCAGCGCCGGAGCGTGGGCGAGTCCGGGCTCACGCTCTCGCTGCCCTCGGACCGCGTCTTCGAGCATCCCGGCGCGCTGCTCACCCCCATGGGCCCGCGCGACGAGCAGTGGATGCTCGGCGTCCTCGAGGAGCCGAGCCGGGGCCGCG
Encoded proteins:
- a CDS encoding MMPL family transporter, translated to MAEMRWSERFQAAMGKTAARSHQRPWRALLVALVLTAIGGYFAQSLSLNADLVGLLPKSFQSVQDIEKLRKRFGGQGNVVVVGMGADAEALKRFVDDMSPQLAKLPEIRYVNAQRPRAFFEEHALYYLDVDDLKAVQERIDSRIAWEKEQANPLFVRLDDSPAPSLDFSDIEHKYAGRANTRLSGGGDLYYLDAKARMVVMMLKPKGSSADLGYSKRTIAQVEDFLGKQDLSKYGPGFKTAITGTFKKKIDQQGVISNDLATTGTVAMVLLVLYLIFHFRSGVSVGLTMAPVMAGLAWTYGFVGLMYGQVNLLTAFLAAVLGGLGVEHGIHLLGRYGALRSEGVKSEDAVEETFRHTGYSALISALVAALTFLSLSLSEFRAFREFGVIAAVGMVVSVLTYVLILPALLGLAARFNWTPKVHHASGGPMAMLARWLPRSYRGVAIVVGVGALALISQAWRVSFNYDMSKLDDVSLPSVQLDQKVNHILGYSQTPVVVLTDSQNMEREVVRQLEARKQSRGKDSTIDFVGALEDLVPTRQGEKQVILDAIASKLGKIDSSHLKGQTRTDLERAQRMSLAKPFTQADMPEGVRHQFESLDGSTGGVVLVYAGISLSDGAGTRKFAKEVRDMSLPDGTRVSAAGEALILADILDMVAREGPRILAAAVLSVMAAMWVTMGRLRTALICMLPTLLSIAALVGLMSLLGLEFNYLNIVVLPVLVGTTVDAGVHLVERLGEPGADFVSVYAETGRAITGGLLTSAIGFLALIMAKHPGLNSIGDLANLGFGVNMLIVLLGFPSLLLIVERWRRKHGNVPEHPEQPATTPEA
- a CDS encoding MMPL family transporter — encoded protein: MASDPSESSPGERPWMHRVEFAVGNVAVHNHRRPWLALLATLVLSAVGLDLARTLTLNANLADLLPESFESVQDLHTLEQRFGALGWVVVVGEDADPAALQRFSDELAPKLEALPGIRYVEARRPGTFFRDHALYFLSPEDLKEVHRRLDARITWEKEQANPLYVNLTDEEAPSLDFSDLESKYGGSGARRLSRGTSDAYLDPQARRVVLLAKPEQSSADLTYSQRIVGEVRGLLAKQDLSRFGPKFHVAITGTFQKKIDQQAQITRDVAVSSTVATVLVLLYLWFHFRSALAVGLVLAPVGAGLAWTYGLVGLAYGQVNLLTAFLGAILGGLGVEHGIHLLGRYMNLRAEGETSEEATREAFTHTGGAALISALVAALTFFVLGSSRLRAFREFGVIAGTGMIVLIAAYVLVLPAVLGLAARWGWRARPRREASESPRFSVGRIILRRRVLITGVSGVVLLALLTQFPRLRFDYDFSSLWDEDLPSFVLDRAVNQLIGYSQSPVVVLTNSAEEEQAVVHELTERKKRLGKDSTVDFVISLSSLVPTEQQRKQVLLRDIGKVLEDVPEESLDPKQREQLTSLREQVKARPYTEEDLPPSVRQQFLDRRGHQSGFVLVYPSVSQSDGQAMRALAREVRGVQLPDGRRVSAAGEPMVLADIINLVTHESPLILGGTTLAVLGAMWLTLGGLRMALLCLLPTVVSLLALLGLMPLLHMPFNYLNILVIPVLIGTTVDAGVHLLTRLASPGSDFEQVYSETGKAIAGGLLTSAVGFGALLMANHPGLKSIGVLANLGFGTNLVVMLVSFPALLLVVSEHRRHRTRAPDTGTGGQRTTPVN
- a CDS encoding MOSC domain-containing protein, producing the protein MDSAAPRILSLCVGLVREHGVAGAVEPLERPWVSGTFKEPVTGPVWLTRTGLRGDGQADLKVHGGPEKAVLAYAELHYAFWRELLAREDVGPGAFGENFVLSGGAEDGACIGDRVRVGTALLEVSQPRQPCWKQARKWHRKDLPLVMQQSGRTGWYFRVLEEGTVAAGDTLALLERPFPAFTVAFANHAMHAQDREAAAALAECPLLTPGWRESLARRAAAAPRKDDRPRLVGPNDGD